From Vibrio aerogenes, a single genomic window includes:
- a CDS encoding ABC transporter permease: MNSVIDIGWLQLGMFSLMALIPLYISSHYRLYLGKEIIIALIRMGIQLFLVGLYLEYLFGLNNLVVNTLWLILIVFIGASSILSRAQLPHSRLILPLFLALLQGLLPVLLIFCVFIVKPVPLYSAQYMIPVAGMLMGNSLSGNIIVLQNLFTAFEERKDEYEAAISLGASPRYAARPFIKSAMQKASAPILASMTTIGLVTLPGMMTGQILGGTSPIIAIKYQFVMMIAIFVVLNLSMVFSVEYLFKVIVNQEGRVLTRFKSHN, translated from the coding sequence ATGAATAGTGTCATTGATATTGGATGGCTTCAGCTTGGTATGTTTAGTCTGATGGCTCTGATCCCGCTCTATATCAGTTCACACTATCGTTTATATCTCGGAAAAGAAATTATCATTGCTCTGATAAGAATGGGGATACAATTATTTCTTGTTGGGTTATATCTGGAATATCTGTTTGGCCTGAATAATTTGGTGGTCAATACGCTCTGGCTCATTCTGATTGTTTTCATTGGTGCCAGCTCAATTTTATCCAGAGCACAGCTTCCCCATTCACGTCTCATACTTCCACTGTTTCTTGCGCTTCTTCAGGGACTGCTACCCGTTCTGCTCATATTTTGCGTGTTTATTGTCAAACCCGTTCCTTTGTACAGTGCCCAGTATATGATTCCCGTGGCAGGAATGTTGATGGGTAATTCATTAAGCGGAAATATTATTGTACTGCAGAATCTTTTCACTGCATTTGAGGAAAGAAAGGACGAATATGAAGCGGCTATTTCGCTGGGCGCTTCCCCCCGGTATGCTGCCAGACCATTTATCAAAAGTGCTATGCAAAAAGCCAGTGCTCCTATTCTTGCGTCCATGACAACAATTGGACTAGTCACACTTCCCGGTATGATGACAGGACAAATTCTCGGAGGAACCTCTCCTATCATTGCGATCAAATATCAGTTTGTCATGATGATTGCAATTTTCGTTGTGCTTAATCTTTCAATGGTATTCTCTGTGGAGTACCTGTTTAAAGTCATTGTTAATCAGGAAGGACGTGTTCTGACGCGGTTTAAATCTCACAACTGA
- a CDS encoding peptide ABC transporter ATP-binding protein, which translates to MSVSLLEVTDLSKTFVNRASLFKKKLTSAVKPVSFHLETGETLGFIGQNGSGKSTLAKMLAGVIEPTTGEIKVNGEKLEHKDYATRCKLIRMIFQDPNTSLNPRIQIGRILEGPLKRNTEMTPEERQRRVKDTLVRVGLLPEHAYFYPQMLATGQKQRVCLARAMVLQPSIIVADEALNGLDMAMRSQIINLILELQEEMGVSFIYVSQHLGVIKHITDKIIVMHEGSVVESGHTEEVLSSPAHPVTQRMVESHFHQTPVFKTNT; encoded by the coding sequence GTGAGTGTTTCTCTTTTAGAAGTAACCGATCTATCAAAAACGTTTGTCAACCGGGCAAGCCTGTTCAAAAAAAAGCTGACATCCGCAGTAAAGCCGGTCAGCTTTCATCTTGAAACAGGAGAAACACTTGGCTTCATCGGACAAAATGGTTCTGGTAAATCAACACTTGCCAAAATGTTAGCGGGTGTCATCGAACCAACCACCGGAGAGATCAAAGTCAATGGTGAAAAACTGGAGCATAAAGATTACGCAACCCGGTGCAAATTAATCCGGATGATTTTTCAGGACCCGAATACCTCACTGAATCCAAGAATCCAGATTGGTCGTATTCTTGAAGGTCCCCTGAAAAGAAATACCGAAATGACACCTGAAGAGCGGCAACGAAGGGTAAAAGATACATTGGTCCGGGTTGGCTTACTGCCAGAGCATGCCTATTTTTATCCTCAAATGCTGGCAACAGGTCAAAAGCAGAGAGTTTGTCTCGCGCGTGCCATGGTACTTCAGCCATCGATTATCGTTGCTGATGAAGCTTTGAATGGTCTTGATATGGCGATGCGCTCGCAGATTATTAATTTGATCCTGGAATTACAGGAAGAAATGGGCGTTTCTTTTATCTATGTTTCTCAACACCTTGGGGTCATTAAACACATCACTGACAAAATCATCGTCATGCATGAAGGATCGGTCGTTGAATCAGGTCATACAGAAGAAGTTTTATCTTCTCCCGCTCACCCGGTCACACAACGCATGGTGGAAAGTCATTTTCATCAGACACCTGTTTTTAAAACAAACACCTGA
- a CDS encoding peptide ABC transporter ATP-binding protein: MPMLDIRHLTIEIDTPQGLVKAVDRMNLTMTEGEIRGLVGESGSGKSLVAKAIVGVCKENWKITADRLRLGNVDLLQLTARERRRIIARDIAMIFQEPSTCLDPSDEVGEQLIEAIPAHSFKGAWWQRFSWRKKQAIALLHKVGIKDHQRIMNSYPYEITDGECQKVMIAMAIAAKPKLLIADEPTNDLDPITQSQIFRLISRLNQLNNTTVLLIGHDLTMITQWANRITVMYCGQSVESAPTENILKAPKHPYTSALLTAIPDFSSSIPHKQKLLSLPGSIPPLQHLPIGCRLGPRCPYAQRQCVEVPRSCRIKNHKFSCHYPLNMEG; encoded by the coding sequence ATGCCGATGCTTGATATCCGTCATCTGACGATTGAAATCGATACCCCTCAAGGACTTGTAAAAGCAGTCGATCGGATGAATCTGACAATGACAGAAGGCGAAATCCGCGGTCTTGTTGGTGAATCCGGCTCAGGAAAGAGCCTGGTTGCCAAAGCCATTGTCGGAGTTTGTAAAGAGAACTGGAAAATCACGGCTGACAGGCTGAGACTTGGTAATGTTGACCTGCTCCAGCTAACGGCCAGAGAACGCCGGCGTATCATTGCACGGGATATTGCAATGATATTTCAGGAACCTTCCACTTGTCTTGATCCATCCGATGAAGTGGGTGAGCAGCTGATTGAAGCTATTCCGGCTCACTCATTTAAGGGGGCATGGTGGCAAAGATTTTCCTGGCGAAAAAAACAGGCAATTGCTTTGCTGCACAAAGTCGGCATTAAAGATCACCAACGTATTATGAACAGTTATCCATATGAAATTACAGATGGAGAATGTCAGAAAGTCATGATTGCTATGGCGATTGCAGCCAAACCGAAGCTGCTGATCGCAGATGAGCCGACAAATGATTTGGATCCAATTACCCAATCACAGATTTTCCGGTTAATCAGCAGGTTAAATCAACTTAACAACACCACGGTCCTTTTAATTGGACATGACCTGACAATGATCACTCAATGGGCCAATCGGATTACGGTGATGTATTGTGGACAGTCAGTTGAATCAGCACCAACAGAAAATATTCTGAAAGCACCAAAACATCCATATACATCAGCATTGCTGACCGCTATTCCGGATTTCAGCTCCTCAATACCTCATAAACAAAAATTACTGTCACTGCCCGGCTCTATTCCGCCGTTACAACATCTTCCCATTGGCTGCCGCCTGGGTCCCAGATGTCCTTATGCACAAAGACAATGTGTGGAAGTACCCCGTTCATGCCGGATTAAAAATCACAAATTTTCCTGCCACTATCCACTGAATATGGAGGGATAA
- a CDS encoding ABC transporter permease subunit — MLTNSVYQEERIPTQFERFWRSFRTNNLAMFGLWCLGFLTLITILSPWLMPYNPLEHSGNLLLPPSWDPSGSVDFFFGTDDLGRDILSRLIDGTRHSFGYALIVTFLAMTTGCSIGVLAGMTSGLLSSTLNHLLDTVMSIPSLLLAIIFVAFLGTGEFNVLIAICLALTPRFIRSVYTAVNTEMEKDYIIAARLDGARDIYLLWNSILPNILTVIVAEVTFALTIAILDITALGFLGLGAQSSSSEWGAILGDSLELLYLAPWTVTLPGLTIMFTVITINFVGEGARQALNAGIE, encoded by the coding sequence ATGCTCACGAATAGTGTCTATCAGGAAGAGCGTATTCCAACCCAGTTTGAACGCTTCTGGCGCAGTTTCAGAACCAACAATCTGGCCATGTTTGGATTATGGTGCCTTGGTTTTCTCACACTGATTACCATTCTTTCTCCATGGTTGATGCCATATAATCCATTGGAACATTCAGGAAATTTACTCTTACCGCCTTCATGGGATCCATCCGGCAGTGTCGATTTCTTCTTTGGTACTGATGATTTAGGCAGGGATATTCTCTCTCGTTTAATTGACGGTACCCGGCACTCATTTGGTTATGCCCTGATTGTTACATTTCTGGCGATGACAACCGGTTGCTCGATCGGTGTACTGGCAGGCATGACTTCCGGACTACTTTCAAGCACCCTGAATCACCTGCTCGATACAGTCATGTCAATTCCTTCACTGCTTCTGGCTATCATCTTTGTTGCGTTTCTCGGAACGGGTGAATTCAACGTTCTGATTGCAATATGTCTTGCACTCACTCCCCGCTTTATTCGCTCCGTCTACACAGCTGTCAATACGGAAATGGAGAAGGATTACATCATTGCAGCCCGGCTTGATGGTGCCAGAGACATCTATTTGTTATGGAATTCGATTCTGCCTAATATTTTGACGGTTATTGTTGCAGAAGTGACATTTGCCCTGACCATTGCGATTCTGGATATAACCGCACTTGGGTTCCTTGGACTGGGTGCCCAGTCCTCCAGCTCAGAATGGGGGGCTATTCTTGGTGACTCACTGGAGCTTCTCTACCTGGCGCCGTGGACTGTGACCCTGCCGGGATTAACCATTATGTTCACTGTGATTACCATTAATTTTGTTGGCGAAGGTGCAAGACAGGCCTTAAACGCAGGAATCGAATAA
- a CDS encoding ABC transporter permease has protein sequence MFIYAIRKFNLFIITLLILTLVGYNILRFDPSSHWAMESFWTGWISYVRNLTHLNFGVNRLGIPVADELMVVFPATLEVCLFAFLISLIVGIPIGTIAGMKQGKWSDTLISFVSMCGYSAPIYWVALILILVLSLKYQLFPVSGRYDLLYELKPVTGFALLDAFLSNSPYRTQILQSVVEHLILPCIVLALSPTTQVIRLMRASVAEVINQNYIRVARIRGLSHYQIIAQHVLRNAIPPIIPKFGVQLSTMFTCAIITESIFNWPGIGRWLLDALAKQDLVSIQAGVIVVASLVLTANIFSDLIGAMVNPLVRKTWYAHE, from the coding sequence ATGTTTATCTATGCGATTCGTAAATTTAATCTGTTTATCATTACATTGCTTATATTGACATTAGTCGGATATAACATTCTCAGGTTTGATCCCAGCTCACACTGGGCGATGGAAAGTTTCTGGACGGGCTGGATTAGCTATGTCCGGAATCTCACCCATTTAAACTTTGGGGTAAACCGGCTGGGTATTCCTGTCGCTGATGAGTTAATGGTTGTCTTTCCGGCAACCCTTGAAGTCTGTCTGTTCGCTTTTCTTATTTCTCTGATTGTAGGGATTCCGATTGGTACCATAGCGGGCATGAAACAGGGAAAATGGTCTGATACGCTGATTTCATTTGTATCCATGTGTGGTTACTCTGCTCCAATTTATTGGGTCGCTTTAATCCTGATTCTGGTTCTGTCCCTGAAGTATCAGCTTTTTCCTGTTTCGGGCAGATATGACCTTTTGTATGAACTCAAACCCGTCACTGGTTTTGCTCTTCTGGATGCCTTTTTGTCAAACAGTCCATACCGGACACAGATTTTACAAAGTGTTGTCGAACATCTGATTTTACCCTGTATTGTACTGGCACTCTCCCCGACCACTCAGGTTATCCGGCTGATGCGGGCTTCAGTTGCTGAAGTGATTAATCAAAACTACATTCGGGTGGCACGTATCAGAGGTCTGTCTCACTATCAGATCATTGCACAACATGTGTTACGCAACGCAATCCCACCCATCATTCCCAAATTTGGTGTACAGCTGTCCACGATGTTTACCTGTGCCATTATCACTGAATCGATTTTTAACTGGCCTGGTATTGGCCGCTGGCTGCTTGATGCGCTGGCAAAACAGGATCTGGTATCAATACAGGCTGGTGTCATCGTCGTTGCGTCTCTGGTACTGACAGCCAATATTTTTTCGGATCTGATTGGTGCCATGGTTAACCCATTAGTAAGGAAAACTTGGTATGCTCACGAATAG
- the sapA gene encoding ABC transporter substrate-binding protein SapA: MKILKQLILGLGCLPFIVGCNDNSSAHNEIRKTGFVYCGQGNPDTFNPQLVDSGLVAEALGPQIFDTLLILDPKTQRPSPNPATRWEVNNQGTRYTLHLRKDIAFQKTAWFTPSRTLNARDVVFSFDRIINPENPFHNTGYSSYPWFAGINFGHLIRDIKATDDYTIQFVLNRPDNSFLANIATTHSVILSKEYADQLILAGDKSMLDSHPVGTGPFYLDEMQAGDFIRLKRNDNYWKGRPKLSQVVFDIAQRGTGTLAKLLRNECDVLSTPISSQIPIIEQHEHIVLKSTPAMNVSFIAVNTAHPVISDTRIRRALSFAINRKNILNSVYYGTGSIAYNVLPPTSWAYQKDPVQVRYDKNYALGLLRDAGFRNGLELSMLVPLEPTAYNPSPHKTAELIQANFKDIGVKLHLIPEEKIERQNKLSRMDVDLYLTGWSGRSGDPDSFLRPILSCDAVREGINLSNWCNEDFDFLLDLALEVDRQRYRLNLYKQAQNIINQEFPVIPVAHGMQFKAFSDSLTGFRLSPFNVQPFNTVERTH, translated from the coding sequence ATGAAGATACTGAAACAACTTATTCTGGGTCTTGGTTGCCTGCCTTTTATTGTTGGCTGCAATGACAATTCATCGGCTCACAATGAAATCAGAAAGACTGGTTTTGTCTATTGTGGTCAGGGAAACCCGGATACGTTTAATCCACAACTAGTCGATAGCGGACTTGTGGCTGAAGCGCTCGGCCCACAAATTTTTGACACGCTGTTGATACTCGATCCAAAAACGCAACGCCCGTCACCTAATCCTGCCACCCGCTGGGAAGTAAATAATCAGGGTACCCGTTATACGCTGCATCTGCGCAAAGATATTGCTTTTCAAAAAACCGCATGGTTTACACCGTCCCGCACCTTAAATGCACGGGATGTGGTTTTCAGCTTTGATCGTATCATTAACCCGGAAAATCCTTTTCATAATACCGGTTACAGCAGTTATCCGTGGTTTGCCGGTATCAATTTCGGACACTTGATTCGGGACATAAAAGCCACCGACGACTATACCATTCAGTTTGTATTAAACCGGCCTGATAACAGTTTTCTGGCAAATATCGCCACAACACATTCTGTCATCCTGTCTAAAGAATATGCAGATCAACTCATTCTTGCCGGTGATAAATCGATGCTGGACAGTCACCCTGTCGGCACCGGACCATTTTATTTAGATGAAATGCAGGCAGGCGACTTTATCCGCCTCAAAAGAAATGACAATTATTGGAAAGGTCGCCCCAAATTATCACAGGTTGTCTTTGATATTGCGCAAAGGGGAACCGGAACACTGGCAAAATTACTCAGGAATGAATGTGATGTTCTGAGTACACCGATATCAAGTCAAATCCCCATTATTGAACAGCATGAGCATATCGTTCTGAAGTCAACGCCCGCAATGAATGTCTCCTTCATTGCTGTAAACACCGCTCATCCGGTGATTAGCGATACACGGATTCGCCGCGCGCTTAGTTTTGCCATCAACCGAAAAAATATCCTCAACTCGGTTTACTATGGGACCGGCAGCATTGCTTACAATGTATTGCCACCCACTTCCTGGGCTTATCAGAAAGATCCGGTTCAGGTTCGTTATGACAAAAACTATGCACTGGGCTTGCTGCGGGATGCAGGCTTCAGAAATGGTCTGGAGCTTTCGATGCTGGTGCCTCTGGAACCAACGGCTTATAACCCCAGCCCACATAAAACCGCTGAGTTAATTCAGGCGAATTTTAAAGATATCGGGGTTAAGCTCCATCTGATACCCGAAGAAAAAATCGAAAGGCAGAATAAATTATCCCGGATGGATGTCGATTTATATCTGACTGGGTGGTCAGGCCGTTCAGGCGATCCTGATAGTTTTTTACGCCCCATCCTGTCCTGCGATGCCGTTCGTGAAGGCATTAATCTGTCAAACTGGTGTAATGAAGATTTTGATTTTCTGCTGGATCTGGCACTCGAAGTTGACCGGCAACGTTATCGGTTAAATCTGTATAAACAGGCACAGAATATTATCAATCAGGAGTTCCCTGTAATTCCGGTTGCACATGGCATGCAATTTAAAGCCTTCAGTGACAGTTTGACGGGATTCCGGCTGAGTCCGTTTAATGTTCAACCCTTCAATACGGTTGAGAGGACACATTAA
- the pspF gene encoding phage shock protein operon transcriptional activator yields MKNDLIGESAEFLAVLDKVSLLAPIERPVLITGERGTGKELIAQRLHYLSSRWEKPMITMNCGALSEGVIDSELFGHESGAFTGSKGRHRGRFERAESGSLFLDELANAPLNVQEKLLRVIEYGEYERVGGSQTLKANVRMICATNENLLKLAEQQKFRADLLDRLAFDVIHLPPLRARHEDILPLAEHYAIRMSREMQLSCFPGFSDNALRQLFSYHWPGNIRELKNVVERAVCQHQSEQEPIPGLILNPFESIWADDKTSQQSPEPENVDNGEKEQPTLPVNLKDWLDSQEQQLIHQALQQAKYNQRNAAELLGLSYHQLRGLIRKYQILINKPG; encoded by the coding sequence ATGAAAAATGACCTTATTGGCGAATCAGCTGAATTTCTGGCTGTGCTGGACAAAGTTTCCCTGCTTGCACCGATAGAACGCCCTGTTCTGATTACCGGAGAAAGAGGAACAGGGAAGGAACTCATTGCTCAACGGCTACACTACTTATCATCCAGATGGGAAAAGCCCATGATAACCATGAACTGTGGTGCTCTTTCTGAAGGTGTCATCGATTCTGAATTGTTTGGCCATGAATCCGGCGCATTTACCGGCTCAAAAGGACGCCATCGCGGACGATTTGAGCGGGCTGAAAGCGGCAGCTTATTTTTAGATGAACTGGCAAATGCACCGCTGAATGTTCAGGAAAAGCTGTTAAGAGTCATTGAGTATGGCGAATATGAACGCGTAGGTGGCAGTCAAACACTGAAAGCCAATGTCCGGATGATTTGTGCAACCAATGAAAATTTATTAAAACTGGCTGAACAACAAAAATTCCGTGCTGATTTACTTGACCGGCTGGCTTTTGATGTAATTCATTTGCCTCCACTCAGAGCCCGTCATGAAGATATCCTTCCGCTGGCAGAGCATTATGCCATTCGTATGTCCCGCGAAATGCAGCTCTCCTGTTTTCCGGGCTTCAGTGATAACGCTTTACGACAACTGTTCAGTTATCACTGGCCAGGTAACATCAGGGAACTGAAAAATGTCGTGGAAAGAGCCGTATGCCAGCACCAGTCTGAGCAGGAACCGATTCCCGGACTGATTTTAAATCCTTTTGAATCCATTTGGGCAGATGACAAAACATCACAGCAAAGCCCTGAGCCGGAAAATGTTGACAACGGAGAAAAGGAACAACCAACACTCCCGGTAAACCTCAAAGACTGGCTCGATTCGCAGGAGCAACAACTCATTCATCAGGCACTTCAACAAGCAAAATATAATCAGAGAAATGCGGCCGAATTACTGGGGTTGAGCTATCATCAGTTAAGAGGTTTGATCAGAAAGTATCAGATTTTAATCAATAAACCCGGATAA
- the pspA gene encoding phage shock protein PspA, protein MGIFSRFADIVNSNISALLDKAEDPEKMIRLIIQEMEDTLVEVRSQSAKVIADKKELSRKIESLEHQQQDWAEKATLALSRQREDLARAALIEKQKVQSIVQSLKEEYALVEETIGKLTGEIAKLESKITETRAKQKAMMIRTETAGNRRNVQRHLHRARTEETVAKFEQFSRKVDELEAEADLFEKTGAGKSLEQEFMDLKAQDEVEQELEKLKKQLEERQ, encoded by the coding sequence ATGGGTATTTTTTCTCGGTTTGCAGATATTGTGAATTCCAACATTAGCGCATTACTGGATAAAGCAGAAGATCCGGAAAAGATGATTCGGTTAATCATTCAGGAAATGGAGGATACGCTGGTTGAAGTCCGGAGTCAGTCAGCTAAAGTGATTGCAGATAAAAAAGAACTTTCAAGGAAAATTGAGTCACTGGAACATCAGCAGCAGGACTGGGCTGAAAAGGCAACGCTGGCTTTGTCCAGACAAAGGGAAGACCTGGCTCGTGCTGCACTGATCGAAAAACAGAAAGTTCAGAGTATCGTTCAGAGCCTGAAAGAAGAGTATGCTTTAGTTGAAGAAACGATCGGTAAGCTGACGGGGGAGATTGCCAAACTTGAATCTAAAATTACGGAAACCCGCGCAAAGCAAAAAGCCATGATGATCCGGACTGAAACCGCCGGTAACCGGCGTAATGTGCAACGTCATTTACACCGCGCCCGTACCGAGGAAACTGTGGCAAAATTCGAGCAGTTTTCCCGGAAAGTGGATGAACTTGAAGCGGAGGCTGATCTGTTTGAAAAAACCGGAGCAGGGAAATCACTGGAGCAGGAGTTTATGGATCTTAAAGCTCAGGATGAAGTCGAACAAGAACTTGAGAAATTAAAAAAACAACTTGAAGAACGTCAGTAA
- the pspB gene encoding envelope stress response membrane protein PspB: MSVMLITVPLIIFMVVVAPLWLVLHYRSKRHSDHGLSEDDFERLQSLSAKAEALQERIHTLEKILDAETPTWRSKS, translated from the coding sequence ATGTCGGTTATGCTTATTACAGTTCCGCTAATTATTTTTATGGTCGTTGTTGCACCGTTGTGGCTGGTTCTCCACTATCGAAGCAAGCGACACTCAGATCATGGATTGAGTGAGGATGATTTTGAGCGGCTTCAGTCGCTTTCGGCAAAGGCTGAAGCACTGCAGGAGAGGATTCATACTCTGGAGAAAATCCTGGATGCTGAAACACCGACCTGGAGGTCAAAATCATGA
- the pspC gene encoding envelope stress response membrane protein PspC translates to MMSRHLYRATENKRITGVCAGLANYFGWEAWLVRMIVVSATLLGAGGLTIMAYIALSLMLDKQPESYEQTVEKQRAHKLKSRPWEQGQAPGQLLAHIEQEFSALESQVCRMEAYVTSESFRVNKAFRDL, encoded by the coding sequence ATCATGAGTCGTCATCTATACCGGGCAACAGAGAATAAGCGGATTACGGGTGTCTGTGCAGGTCTGGCAAATTATTTTGGCTGGGAAGCATGGCTGGTCAGAATGATTGTTGTATCAGCAACACTGCTTGGTGCCGGCGGACTGACCATCATGGCTTATATTGCTTTGAGTCTGATGCTGGATAAGCAGCCCGAGAGTTATGAGCAGACTGTGGAGAAACAAAGGGCGCATAAACTGAAAAGCCGTCCCTGGGAACAGGGACAAGCCCCCGGACAGTTACTGGCACATATTGAGCAGGAGTTTTCGGCGCTCGAAAGTCAGGTGTGCAGGATGGAAGCTTATGTGACGTCAGAATCATTCCGGGTAAACAAAGCATTCAGAGATCTGTAA
- a CDS encoding cystathionine beta-lyase, with translation MSENKKTTLIHAGRNKEWTHGSVNPPVQRASTIVFDTVADKHQAMLKRTDKTLFYGRRGTTTHFAFQDAMTQTEGGVGCALYPCGTAAITNAILSFVEAGDHLLMVDTCYEPTRDFCEIILKKMGVETTYYDPLIGEDIRTLIRPETKILFTESPGSVTMEVQDIPTLATIAHEHNIIVMLDNTWSAGVNFSPFEHGVDISVQAATKYIVGHSDVMLGTAVTHEKYWDQLREQSYLMGQCVSPDDAYLGLRGLRTLDVRLKQHAESSLLIARWLEKHPLVDHVRHPELESCPGHTFFKRDFTGGNGLFSFVLKHSCPRATTALLDGMKHFSMGYSWGGFESLILANEPKSFNALRTVSNPGFQGTLIRLHTGLEDVNDLIEDLEQGLQRYQEILKEEEK, from the coding sequence ATGTCAGAAAATAAAAAGACGACGCTCATACATGCAGGACGTAACAAAGAGTGGACACACGGCAGCGTGAATCCACCGGTCCAGAGAGCATCAACCATCGTATTTGATACCGTCGCAGACAAACACCAGGCCATGCTAAAGCGAACAGACAAAACACTGTTTTATGGCCGCAGAGGTACAACAACACATTTTGCATTTCAGGATGCGATGACACAAACAGAAGGTGGAGTTGGTTGTGCACTTTATCCATGCGGAACAGCCGCAATTACCAATGCCATTTTGTCTTTTGTTGAGGCAGGCGATCATCTGCTTATGGTTGACACCTGTTATGAACCAACACGAGATTTCTGCGAGATTATTCTGAAAAAAATGGGGGTGGAAACCACTTACTATGATCCCCTGATTGGTGAAGACATCCGGACACTGATCCGGCCTGAAACAAAAATACTCTTCACCGAATCTCCTGGCTCGGTCACCATGGAAGTTCAGGATATTCCGACACTTGCCACTATCGCCCATGAACATAACATCATTGTGATGCTGGATAATACCTGGAGTGCCGGAGTCAACTTTTCTCCATTCGAACATGGCGTCGATATTTCTGTGCAGGCAGCAACCAAATATATTGTCGGGCATAGTGATGTCATGCTTGGCACAGCTGTTACGCATGAAAAATACTGGGATCAACTCCGGGAACAAAGTTACCTGATGGGACAATGCGTCTCTCCAGACGATGCCTATCTCGGCCTTCGGGGATTGAGGACGCTGGATGTCCGCTTAAAACAACATGCGGAAAGCAGTCTGCTCATTGCCAGATGGCTGGAAAAACATCCTCTGGTCGATCATGTGCGTCACCCCGAACTCGAAAGTTGTCCGGGACATACATTTTTCAAACGTGATTTCACAGGTGGCAATGGCCTGTTTTCTTTTGTTCTGAAACATAGCTGTCCACGGGCAACAACGGCGCTGCTTGATGGCATGAAACATTTTAGTATGGGATATTCCTGGGGCGGATTTGAAAGTCTGATTCTGGCGAATGAACCAAAAAGTTTTAATGCCCTCCGGACCGTATCAAATCCCGGCTTTCAGGGCACGCTGATCAGGCTTCACACCGGTCTGGAAGATGTCAATGATTTGATTGAAGATCTGGAACAAGGCCTGCAACGCTATCAGGAAATACTGAAAGAAGAGGAAAAATAA